One Acinetobacter pullicarnis genomic region harbors:
- a CDS encoding EcsC family protein: MTNSNHQPSSLIAATLQLAKKVGSTGLGMIQHVAPDTTVKLTEVPDEARVIEGQATQRGERKKNHYAAPQQLMREHFPRISSQLLGRHYQKINHVTSFISPGFNDKVADYFFERLNNTVSKLSSSEALLNEVGAKDLIELSKDPARSARISVALCNQNKILAAMQGAASGVTGILGAAVDIPFSIALALRGIYQTGHAYGFELNAEDHPIVEYVFKQIDLGSVAEKQTVLATIRNMAQVLKEHNLQQLQRLVGSSNDVEYLKKYLVDAQGEFKWAWMQHVPQTSFVAKLAPIANLGVGARYSMQLVEDAGSHAQHIFHHARLYLLEHPETDLDLLSAYQQAMSDLKQVQLSLNLPADEVEAPN, translated from the coding sequence ATGACGAATTCAAATCATCAGCCGAGTAGTTTGATCGCAGCAACCCTACAACTTGCAAAAAAAGTCGGATCAACAGGCTTAGGGATGATTCAGCATGTCGCACCAGATACAACTGTGAAATTAACCGAAGTACCAGATGAGGCTCGGGTGATTGAGGGGCAGGCGACTCAGCGTGGTGAGCGAAAGAAAAATCATTATGCGGCACCACAACAATTGATGCGTGAGCATTTTCCGCGTATTTCAAGCCAGTTATTGGGGCGTCATTATCAAAAAATAAATCACGTTACTTCATTTATTTCACCAGGGTTTAATGACAAAGTTGCTGACTATTTTTTTGAGCGTTTAAACAATACGGTTTCAAAACTCAGTTCGAGTGAGGCCTTGTTAAATGAAGTTGGCGCCAAAGACTTGATCGAACTGAGTAAAGATCCTGCGCGTTCAGCACGGATTAGTGTTGCGCTATGTAATCAAAATAAAATTTTGGCTGCGATGCAAGGTGCAGCCAGTGGTGTTACAGGGATATTGGGTGCAGCGGTTGATATTCCATTTTCGATTGCTTTGGCGTTGCGCGGGATTTATCAGACTGGGCATGCCTATGGTTTTGAATTAAACGCAGAAGATCATCCCATTGTGGAATATGTGTTTAAACAAATTGATCTTGGATCAGTTGCAGAAAAACAAACGGTATTGGCGACCATTCGCAATATGGCGCAGGTACTTAAAGAGCATAATTTACAGCAGTTACAGCGTTTGGTTGGTTCATCTAATGATGTCGAGTATTTAAAAAAATATTTGGTTGATGCGCAAGGGGAATTTAAGTGGGCTTGGATGCAACATGTTCCGCAAACCAGTTTTGTAGCAAAACTTGCACCGATAGCAAATTTAGGGGTGGGGGCGCGTTACAGCATGCAGCTGGTCGAAGATGCTGGATCTCATGCACAACATATTTTTCATCATGCGCGGCTGTATCTCCTTGAGCATCCTGAAACGGATCTTGATCTTTTGTCCGCTTATCAGCAAGCAATGTCTGACTTGAAGCAAGTGCAACTGTCACTCAATTTGCCAGCGGATGAGGTGGAAGCGCCAAACTAA
- the rpsG gene encoding 30S ribosomal protein S7 has product MPRRRVVAAREILPDPKFGSQTIAKFMNHVMQDGKKSIAESIVYGALDRVQEKNKVDPVEFFETTLEKVRPMVEVKARRVGGATYQVPMEVRPSRRTALAMRWLVDAAAKRSEKTMALRLAGELLDAAEGKGSAIKKREDVHRMAEANKAFSHYRF; this is encoded by the coding sequence ATGCCAAGACGTCGCGTAGTCGCTGCCCGTGAAATCCTTCCGGATCCGAAATTCGGCAGCCAAACAATCGCTAAGTTCATGAACCACGTTATGCAAGATGGTAAAAAATCAATTGCTGAAAGTATCGTTTACGGTGCTTTAGACCGCGTTCAAGAAAAAAACAAAGTCGATCCAGTTGAATTTTTCGAGACTACTCTTGAAAAAGTTCGTCCAATGGTCGAAGTAAAAGCACGCCGTGTTGGTGGTGCTACTTATCAAGTACCTATGGAAGTACGCCCATCCCGTCGTACAGCCCTAGCAATGCGTTGGTTGGTAGATGCTGCTGCTAAGCGTTCTGAAAAAACGATGGCTTTACGTCTTGCTGGTGAGTTGCTTGATGCAGCTGAAGGTAAAGGTTCAGCGATCAAAAAACGTGAAGATGTGCACCGTATGGCTGAAGCTAACAAAGCCTTCTCTCACTACCGCTTCTAA
- a CDS encoding DUF2569 domain-containing protein codes for MRENNDLKGLDGWLVLVAIMLSFSAYKLVFKLIGFVSELILDELPIIFTSVEGVTRHFLVVSSLVFYAAALSWFLYLIILFSTFNYKFPKYLVLTLSLAVLLDPLKALVQYFLVPHTAIAYPELLIGFGFSLLMAVLWIPYMLKSERVKQTFVEKRPVQ; via the coding sequence ATGCGTGAGAATAATGATTTAAAAGGTTTAGATGGCTGGTTGGTTTTGGTCGCGATTATGCTGAGTTTTTCGGCTTATAAGTTGGTGTTTAAGTTAATCGGGTTTGTCAGTGAGCTGATCCTAGATGAGCTTCCTATAATATTTACTTCGGTCGAGGGTGTTACTAGGCATTTTTTAGTTGTATCTAGCCTTGTATTTTATGCAGCTGCATTATCGTGGTTTTTATATTTAATCATTTTATTTTCCACCTTTAATTATAAGTTTCCTAAGTATTTGGTTTTGACGCTTTCACTTGCGGTGCTGCTTGATCCATTAAAAGCTTTGGTGCAATATTTTTTAGTACCACATACAGCCATCGCTTATCCAGAGCTGTTGATTGGTTTTGGCTTTAGCTTGCTCATGGCAGTACTGTGGATTCCATATATGCTTAAATCGGAACGGGTCAAACAGACCTTTGTGGAAAAAAGACCAGTTCAATAA
- the rpsL gene encoding 30S ribosomal protein S12: MATTNQLIRKGRTTLVEKSKVPALKACPQRRGVCTRVYTTTPKKPNSAMRKVCRVRLTSGFEVSSYIGGEGHNLQEHSVVLIRGGRVKDLPGVRYHTVRGSLDCAGVKDRNQSRSKYGAKRPKK, from the coding sequence ATGGCAACAACGAATCAATTGATCCGCAAGGGTCGTACAACTTTGGTTGAAAAATCAAAAGTTCCTGCGTTGAAGGCTTGTCCACAACGTCGTGGTGTGTGTACACGTGTTTATACAACTACACCTAAAAAACCTAACTCAGCAATGCGTAAGGTTTGCCGTGTTCGCTTAACTTCAGGTTTTGAAGTATCAAGCTATATCGGTGGTGAAGGTCATAACCTACAAGAGCACAGTGTTGTTCTTATCCGTGGTGGTCGTGTTAAAGACTTACCGGGTGTACGTTACCATACCGTTCGTGGTTCTTTAGACTGTGCTGGCGTTAAAGATCGTAACCAGTCACGTTCTAAATACGGTGCTAAACGTCCTAAGAAATAA